A genomic segment from Clostridium pasteurianum BC1 encodes:
- the ftsH gene encoding ATP-dependent zinc metalloprotease FtsH, protein MFNNNFGDKKFKYAAYYSIGVIILVLILNYLMVSIKTEEITYNKFLDLLAQKKVSEVQVTPTRITVIPTDNSGINKKVLYTGRLYDPDLKTELKDSGAQITVPSGSDDPIKNFIINFVFPIAIFLIAGRFLLGMLDKKLGSGVMSFGKNNAKLYAESETGITFEDVAGQEEAKESLIEIVDFLHYPEKYAQIGARLPKGALLVGPPGTGKTLLAKAVAGEAKVPFFSMSGSNFVEMFVGMGAARVRDLFQQAQEKAPCIVFIDEVDAIGKSRDNAMGGGNDEREQTLNQLLAEMDGFDSSKGVVILAATNRPEVLDKALLRPGRFDRRVIVDRPDLKGRESILKVHSKGVKISTEVNMEAIAKATPGAVGADLANIVNEAALLAVKGRRKEIAQSDLEEAVEVIIAGKEKKDRILSDKEKKEVAFHEVGHAVVAALLKHTDPVHKITIVPRTMGALGYTMQLPEEEKYLVTKEEMIDEITVMLAGRSAEEVEFNSISTGAANDIERATKMARNMITIYGMTDKFDMVALESVENRYLDGRPVQNCSSETSTLIDTETLNIIKEAHNRAKNLLKENIELLRNISGILLEKETLMGDEFMKLVKESPNWQKQDI, encoded by the coding sequence ATGTTTAACAATAATTTCGGCGACAAAAAATTTAAGTACGCAGCTTATTATTCCATCGGAGTTATTATTTTAGTACTTATATTAAATTATCTAATGGTGAGTATAAAAACAGAAGAAATAACATATAACAAATTTTTAGATCTATTAGCACAGAAAAAAGTATCAGAGGTTCAGGTTACGCCTACAAGAATAACTGTAATACCTACTGATAATAGTGGAATAAATAAAAAAGTATTGTACACAGGAAGACTTTATGATCCAGATTTAAAAACAGAACTTAAAGATTCAGGAGCACAGATAACAGTACCTTCTGGCAGTGATGATCCTATAAAAAACTTTATTATAAATTTTGTGTTTCCAATAGCTATATTTTTAATAGCTGGTAGATTTTTGCTAGGTATGCTGGACAAAAAACTTGGCAGTGGGGTGATGTCCTTTGGTAAAAATAATGCAAAGCTCTACGCGGAAAGTGAAACGGGAATAACCTTTGAGGACGTAGCTGGTCAAGAAGAAGCTAAGGAATCTTTAATTGAAATAGTGGACTTCCTTCATTATCCTGAAAAATATGCTCAAATTGGAGCAAGGCTTCCAAAGGGAGCATTACTCGTAGGGCCTCCAGGAACAGGTAAAACTCTTCTTGCAAAGGCTGTAGCAGGAGAGGCAAAGGTACCCTTTTTCTCTATGTCCGGTTCTAATTTTGTGGAGATGTTTGTAGGAATGGGGGCAGCTAGAGTAAGGGATTTATTCCAACAGGCTCAGGAAAAAGCACCTTGTATAGTATTTATAGATGAGGTTGATGCTATAGGTAAGAGCAGAGATAATGCCATGGGAGGAGGAAATGATGAAAGAGAGCAGACATTAAATCAGCTTTTAGCAGAAATGGATGGTTTTGATTCATCAAAGGGTGTAGTTATTTTAGCAGCTACTAACAGACCGGAAGTGCTTGATAAAGCTCTTTTAAGACCAGGAAGATTTGATAGAAGAGTAATTGTAGATAGACCAGATTTAAAAGGCAGAGAATCTATATTAAAAGTACATTCAAAGGGAGTAAAAATCTCTACCGAGGTTAATATGGAAGCAATAGCAAAGGCAACTCCTGGAGCAGTGGGAGCTGACCTTGCAAATATTGTCAATGAGGCCGCGCTTTTAGCAGTTAAGGGTAGAAGAAAAGAAATAGCACAGAGTGATTTAGAAGAGGCAGTAGAGGTTATAATAGCAGGTAAGGAGAAAAAAGATAGAATTTTATCTGATAAAGAAAAGAAAGAGGTTGCATTCCATGAGGTAGGTCATGCAGTGGTGGCAGCCCTATTAAAGCATACAGATCCTGTACACAAAATTACCATTGTACCAAGGACTATGGGTGCTTTAGGTTATACCATGCAGCTTCCAGAGGAAGAGAAATATTTGGTTACCAAGGAAGAAATGATAGATGAAATTACTGTTATGCTGGCAGGAAGATCTGCAGAAGAAGTTGAATTTAATTCTATATCTACTGGCGCAGCTAATGATATTGAAAGAGCAACTAAGATGGCTAGAAATATGATAACTATATACGGAATGACTGACAAATTTGATATGGTAGCTTTAGAATCAGTAGAAAATAGATATTTAGATGGAAGACCGGTACAAAATTGCAGTTCCGAAACTTCTACATTAATTGATACGGAAACTTTGAATATAATAAAAGAAGCTCATAATAGAGCTAAGAATTTACTAAAGGAGAATATAGAACTCCTTAGAAATATATCTGGCATACTTCTTGAGAAAGAAACATTAATGGGTGATGAATTTATGAAACTTGTAAAGGAGAGTCCAAATTGGCAGAAACAGGATATATAG
- a CDS encoding HelD family protein, with the protein MAETGYIDKDKNDELELQEEKIRLHGVIDIISKEILNYIQKRKDITQYILDSRKKNIEEFQDDEDKIIEYFDHERFVKEEAFKIIDKRLKELTILELSPYFGRVDFKEDEEDQRIYIGRFGVTPEGAYEPLVVDWRAPVSSLFYTSSLGKNAYTAPLGQVEADIIKKRQYIIKRKKLMGLFDSSVDVKDDILQLVLSKNAEEKLKDIVMSIQEEQDNIIRQPRNKIVVVNGVAGSGKTTIALHRVAYLLYNHRDTLQDKVLILGPNPIFMEYISSVLPSLGEVGVNQKTYRDFAVELLDVRQRDIMTTREYMERILKGDSDFIKSVSYKNSDKFIKDLDDFVSSVEKNHYIFADLFFNNKIIVPKSEIQEMYTKYYSDMPIFRRVKKLKRIIFSKLKDERDSIVREIEQNYRDSISKLTEDELKLQGTSFDYKRKLKIREVIKTLMDVKKSMTWLGEPSIIELYTSINGTEPYTVDDLTALLYLSIKFEGLTIDQEIKHVVIDEAQDYSKLAFKVIKELTDCKGMTIVGDSNQRLIPLEGEIPFNELDNLIENIETEHFKLNKSYRSTKEIMEYANKFLGHDIIVPLVRSGETVKIFNPKSEEEFIKTLDNIIKDYTKKEFDSIAVVCRDLDSTDRYGKLLSKNNSLKVIDREDMIYQGGTVLIPSYLAKGLEFDAVIIVEDEKYTEKDKFMYVMTTRALHELAVVEY; encoded by the coding sequence TTGGCAGAAACAGGATATATAGATAAAGACAAAAATGATGAACTGGAGCTTCAGGAGGAAAAGATAAGACTTCATGGTGTAATAGACATAATAAGTAAGGAAATACTAAACTATATACAAAAGAGAAAAGATATAACTCAATATATATTGGACAGCAGAAAAAAGAATATTGAAGAATTTCAAGATGATGAAGATAAGATAATAGAATACTTTGACCATGAAAGATTTGTAAAAGAGGAAGCTTTTAAAATCATAGATAAGAGATTGAAAGAACTTACAATACTTGAGTTATCCCCTTATTTTGGACGGGTTGATTTTAAAGAAGATGAGGAGGATCAAAGGATATATATAGGAAGATTTGGAGTTACTCCGGAGGGTGCCTATGAACCCCTGGTGGTAGATTGGAGAGCACCTGTTTCTTCACTATTCTATACTAGCAGCCTTGGAAAAAATGCATATACTGCTCCATTAGGACAGGTAGAGGCAGATATAATAAAAAAAAGACAGTATATTATTAAAAGAAAGAAGCTTATGGGGCTGTTTGATTCTTCTGTAGATGTTAAGGATGACATATTACAGCTTGTGTTAAGCAAAAATGCAGAGGAAAAGCTTAAGGATATCGTAATGTCCATACAGGAAGAACAGGATAATATTATAAGACAGCCAAGGAATAAAATAGTAGTGGTAAATGGAGTAGCAGGTAGTGGAAAAACCACCATAGCACTGCATAGAGTGGCTTATCTTTTATATAATCACAGAGATACTCTTCAGGATAAAGTACTTATTCTTGGGCCTAATCCTATATTTATGGAATATATATCTTCTGTATTGCCAAGTCTTGGTGAGGTAGGGGTTAACCAGAAAACCTATAGAGATTTTGCTGTGGAACTTTTAGATGTAAGACAGCGTGATATCATGACTACTAGAGAATATATGGAGAGAATTTTAAAGGGAGATAGTGATTTTATTAAATCTGTAAGCTATAAAAATAGTGATAAGTTTATAAAGGACTTAGATGATTTTGTAAGTAGTGTAGAAAAAAATCACTATATATTTGCAGATTTGTTTTTTAACAATAAAATTATAGTTCCAAAATCAGAAATTCAGGAAATGTATACAAAATATTATAGTGATATGCCTATATTTAGAAGAGTGAAAAAGTTAAAGAGAATCATTTTTTCAAAACTTAAGGATGAGAGAGACAGTATAGTTAGAGAAATAGAACAGAATTATAGAGATTCTATAAGTAAATTGACTGAAGATGAATTAAAACTTCAGGGAACATCCTTTGATTACAAAAGAAAGCTTAAAATAAGAGAAGTTATAAAGACACTTATGGATGTAAAGAAAAGTATGACATGGCTTGGAGAACCTTCTATAATAGAACTATATACCAGTATAAACGGTACAGAACCTTATACTGTAGATGATTTAACTGCACTACTGTATCTTTCTATAAAATTTGAAGGCTTAACTATTGATCAGGAAATAAAACATGTAGTTATAGATGAGGCTCAGGACTATAGCAAGCTGGCTTTTAAAGTTATAAAAGAGCTTACAGACTGCAAGGGCATGACAATAGTAGGGGACAGCAATCAGAGACTTATACCTTTAGAAGGTGAAATACCCTTTAATGAACTTGATAATTTAATAGAAAATATAGAAACAGAGCATTTTAAGCTAAATAAAAGCTATAGATCAACAAAGGAAATAATGGAATATGCCAATAAATTTTTAGGGCATGATATAATAGTTCCATTAGTTAGAAGTGGAGAGACTGTTAAAATATTTAATCCAAAATCAGAAGAAGAATTTATTAAGACTTTAGATAATATCATCAAAGACTATACAAAAAAAGAATTTGATAGTATAGCTGTAGTTTGTAGGGATTTGGATAGTACTGATAGATACGGAAAGCTTTTGAGTAAAAATAATTCTTTAAAGGTTATAGACAGGGAAGACATGATTTATCAAGGAGGAACAGTTCTTATTCCTTCCTACCTTGCCAAAGGTCTTGAGTTTGATGCAGTTATAATTGTGGAAGATGAAAAGTACACTGAAAAAGATAAGTTTATGTATGTAATGACTACAAGAGCTCTTCATGAACTGGCAGTTGTGGAATATTAA
- a CDS encoding MFS transporter codes for MIFLTVWKKNLAVCWMGSFTTSIGMSLVVPFLAFYIENLGVTNIKSVEQLSGIAFAITFLVASIMSPMWGKLSDKKGRKLVMMCTAIRLSLVSFGTAFAANVYMLIFFRVLQGLISGFIPSAMSFVAKETPESHTGWALATLTTGSMAGTLLGPILGGYLDELVGIRIVFFITAGFLFMSFLVVKLFLVENKGELNLKKQDSNSKKYKEKSIWDRVESRSFIIILLITTCIINTSNQSIEPIVSLYVRQLLNAAHIGSSHISIYSGIVMSATGFGILISASKIGRLGDKGSYFKVLSISIIISAVVFIPMAFVRNPWELMILRFALGIAQAGAMPAIATMLKKTSAKEISGTIFGYNQAAQFSGLVIGPLIGSQISSNFGFTHVFFFTAFLLMLNYILIIHTKKSNRERIQRLSL; via the coding sequence GTGATATTTTTGACAGTATGGAAAAAAAATTTAGCGGTATGTTGGATGGGTTCTTTCACTACTTCTATAGGAATGAGTTTAGTTGTTCCATTTTTAGCCTTTTATATTGAAAATTTAGGTGTTACAAATATAAAATCTGTAGAGCAACTATCAGGAATAGCTTTTGCTATCACCTTTTTAGTTGCTTCAATTATGTCTCCAATGTGGGGCAAACTTTCAGATAAAAAGGGAAGAAAGCTGGTTATGATGTGTACAGCTATTCGATTGTCCTTGGTAAGCTTTGGTACAGCCTTTGCTGCTAATGTCTATATGCTTATTTTTTTTCGTGTACTTCAAGGGCTGATATCAGGATTTATTCCTTCAGCTATGTCCTTTGTAGCAAAGGAGACACCAGAAAGTCATACGGGATGGGCTTTGGCAACCCTTACTACAGGAAGTATGGCAGGTACTCTTTTAGGACCTATTTTAGGGGGATATCTGGATGAACTTGTGGGAATAAGAATAGTCTTTTTTATAACAGCAGGATTTCTGTTCATGTCATTTTTAGTAGTTAAGCTCTTTCTGGTGGAGAATAAAGGGGAACTTAACTTAAAGAAGCAGGATAGTAATAGTAAAAAGTATAAGGAAAAATCAATCTGGGATAGAGTTGAATCAAGGTCTTTCATAATCATATTATTAATAACTACCTGTATAATAAATACTTCAAATCAGTCAATAGAGCCTATTGTATCTCTATATGTAAGGCAATTATTGAATGCTGCCCATATAGGAAGCTCTCACATTAGTATTTATTCTGGAATAGTAATGTCTGCTACTGGTTTTGGTATTCTCATATCGGCATCAAAAATTGGTAGGCTAGGTGATAAAGGCAGTTATTTCAAGGTGTTGAGTATTTCTATTATAATTTCAGCTGTGGTATTTATACCTATGGCCTTTGTAAGAAATCCATGGGAACTTATGATTTTGAGATTTGCACTTGGAATTGCTCAAGCTGGTGCTATGCCCGCAATAGCTACTATGCTCAAGAAAACTTCCGCTAAGGAAATATCGGGAACAATATTTGGATATAATCAAGCTGCGCAATTTTCCGGACTTGTTATTGGGCCATTAATAGGCAGCCAGATATCGTCAAATTTTGGATTTACTCATGTATTCTTTTTTACGGCATTTTTGCTGATGTTAAATTATATATTAATTATTCATACTAAAAAGAGTAATAGGGAAAGAATACAGAGGCTTTCACTGTAG
- a CDS encoding DUF2935 domain-containing protein, protein MLSSINFIRQSLELHLFFGRIMKEHSFFLEAGFTQKNSRFIDEADDFRRAFDRFLADVISLSNGVVSTSVLQSGEVITPFTLKAEMASAYFTGINIATGLTQAEEGLRGNSLTGDNPALERRVYILNERSQDLVRSLIQFKARILSDVISCRIFTNNYPLLIDHIMREAKFYFSIVQRLQNREEINLEQEAYEQETFWNRIMAEHSKFIRGLLDPTEEQLINTANNFGNEFDKLTKEAKAAMDKTIPISKVTDDSLKATTEISKFKAQGTQGLVECKIKSIIIPLLGDHTLREANHYLRLLKIFEKSA, encoded by the coding sequence ATGTTATCAAGTATTAATTTTATACGACAATCTCTTGAATTGCATCTTTTTTTCGGACGAATTATGAAAGAACACTCATTTTTTTTAGAAGCAGGCTTTACGCAAAAGAATTCAAGGTTTATTGATGAAGCAGATGACTTTAGAAGAGCGTTTGATAGATTTTTAGCAGATGTTATATCACTTTCTAATGGTGTTGTTAGTACTAGCGTGTTACAGTCTGGTGAAGTAATAACTCCTTTTACATTAAAAGCTGAAATGGCTTCAGCATATTTTACAGGAATAAATATTGCCACTGGTTTGACACAAGCAGAGGAAGGATTAAGGGGTAATAGTTTAACAGGAGATAATCCTGCTCTTGAACGAAGAGTATATATACTTAATGAAAGATCTCAGGATTTAGTTAGATCTTTAATACAGTTTAAGGCTAGGATATTATCAGATGTTATATCCTGCAGGATATTTACAAATAATTATCCTCTACTTATAGACCATATTATGAGAGAAGCAAAGTTTTATTTTTCTATAGTTCAAAGATTGCAGAATCGTGAAGAAATTAATTTGGAACAAGAAGCTTACGAGCAAGAAACATTCTGGAATAGAATTATGGCTGAGCACTCAAAATTTATTCGTGGTCTTCTTGATCCAACTGAGGAGCAGCTCATAAATACTGCAAATAACTTTGGAAACGAGTTTGATAAATTGACAAAAGAAGCAAAAGCAGCTATGGATAAGACAATACCAATTTCAAAGGTTACAGATGACAGTCTTAAGGCCACTACAGAAATAAGTAAATTTAAAGCACAAGGTACACAGGGATTGGTAGAGTGTAAAATCAAGTCAATAATAATACCATTATTAGGTGACCATACTTTACGTGAAGCAAATCATTATTTACGTTTATTAAAGATATTTGAAAAGAGTGCATAA
- a CDS encoding FAD-dependent oxidoreductase, with the protein MEGIGSYNSDVFSSIHEPYWIASTERKEYPALKENTKVDVAVVGGGIVGITSAFLLKNKGLKVAVLEANRIAHGTTGHTTAKITSQHNLIYDKIISKFGEEKARQYAEANESAIHFIANLVKEKNIDCDFCWCPAYVYTQSEKYIEKIEKEVEAASSLGIKASYEENIPLPFNIKAAIKFDNQAQFHPLKYLLSIAKEIPGDGSEIFETTKVVDIKDGEKCTVVTEDGKRVTADKVIIASHFPCYDGRSMYFARIYAEKSYVLGVKIKEKFPEGMFITAEDPVHSLRSQNYGDGEIVLVGGGKHKTGSESKTNIHYKNLGDFARESFDLQEILYRWSTQDCMTVDDVPYVGYCASNTTNILVATGFGKWGMTNSTAAANILTDLITKGESPWSPVYNPSRFDIAASGAKLVCENADVAEELIKGKIAPAPKDVEINIGEAKIITVDGERVGSYRDEQGDLHMVDITCTHLGCELVWNEAEKTWDCPCHGSRFSYDGSNVEGPAFNTLKHRGEWPNKKDANIL; encoded by the coding sequence ATGGAAGGTATAGGATCATATAATTCAGATGTTTTTTCTAGTATTCATGAACCATACTGGATTGCATCTACGGAGAGAAAAGAGTATCCTGCTTTAAAAGAGAATACAAAGGTCGATGTTGCCGTAGTTGGTGGAGGAATAGTTGGGATAACTTCAGCATTTCTTTTAAAAAATAAAGGCTTAAAGGTAGCTGTATTAGAAGCTAACAGAATTGCCCATGGAACTACAGGACATACAACTGCTAAAATAACCTCTCAACACAATTTGATTTATGATAAAATAATATCCAAATTTGGAGAAGAAAAAGCAAGGCAATATGCAGAAGCTAATGAATCAGCTATTCATTTTATTGCAAATCTTGTAAAGGAAAAAAATATTGATTGTGATTTTTGTTGGTGTCCTGCTTATGTATATACTCAATCTGAAAAGTATATAGAAAAAATTGAAAAGGAGGTAGAAGCTGCTTCAAGTCTTGGAATAAAGGCATCCTATGAAGAAAATATCCCATTACCCTTTAATATAAAGGCTGCTATTAAATTTGATAATCAGGCTCAATTTCATCCTTTAAAATATTTGCTTTCAATAGCCAAGGAAATACCAGGTGATGGAAGTGAGATTTTTGAAACTACTAAAGTTGTGGATATTAAAGATGGAGAAAAATGTACAGTGGTAACAGAGGATGGAAAAAGGGTAACTGCTGATAAAGTCATTATAGCTTCTCATTTTCCCTGTTATGATGGAAGATCCATGTATTTTGCAAGGATATATGCAGAAAAATCCTATGTACTTGGAGTTAAGATTAAAGAAAAATTTCCAGAGGGTATGTTCATAACAGCTGAAGATCCAGTGCATTCTCTTCGTTCCCAAAACTATGGAGATGGGGAAATTGTTCTGGTAGGTGGAGGAAAGCATAAGACAGGCAGCGAGAGTAAAACTAATATACATTACAAAAATTTAGGGGATTTTGCTAGAGAGTCCTTTGATTTACAAGAAATACTATATAGATGGTCCACACAGGATTGTATGACTGTAGATGATGTTCCCTATGTAGGCTACTGTGCATCTAATACTACCAATATATTGGTAGCTACAGGATTTGGGAAGTGGGGAATGACTAATAGTACAGCAGCTGCAAATATATTGACGGATTTAATTACAAAGGGAGAAAGTCCATGGTCACCTGTATATAATCCATCTAGATTTGATATAGCTGCTTCAGGTGCCAAATTGGTATGTGAAAATGCGGATGTGGCAGAAGAGCTTATAAAGGGTAAAATTGCTCCAGCGCCTAAAGATGTAGAAATTAATATTGGTGAAGCTAAAATAATTACTGTTGATGGTGAGAGGGTTGGATCCTATCGTGATGAGCAGGGCGATTTGCACATGGTTGATATAACCTGTACCCATTTAGGCTGTGAACTAGTATGGAATGAAGCAGAAAAAACTTGGGATTGTCCTTGTCATGGTTCCAGATTTAGCTATGATGGTAGTAATGTGGAAGGGCCAGCATTTAATACTTTGAAGCATAGAGGAGAATGGCCAAATAAAAAAGATGCAAATATACTTTAA
- a CDS encoding GNAT family N-acetyltransferase translates to MNFKLIEPTVKLEKSYIDYISEWENLEEQIVPYASRRNKLEYLQLIDNWKSDKTDKACEKGFVPATLYFLVDEKEKIYGALHFRHQLNEYLLKTGGHIGYGIRPSERKKGYASKMLSSALKIAKQLDFEKVLITCDKNNIASAKTIVKNGGILENEVYGDGEITQRYWVTLR, encoded by the coding sequence ATGAACTTTAAGCTTATAGAACCTACAGTAAAGTTAGAAAAATCATATATTGACTACATATCTGAATGGGAAAATTTAGAAGAACAAATAGTCCCTTATGCTTCCAGAAGAAATAAATTGGAATATCTTCAGTTGATTGATAATTGGAAGAGTGATAAAACTGACAAAGCCTGCGAAAAAGGTTTTGTGCCTGCTACACTTTACTTTTTAGTAGACGAAAAAGAAAAAATATATGGAGCTTTGCATTTTAGGCACCAGTTAAATGAATATCTTTTGAAAACTGGAGGACATATAGGTTACGGGATAAGACCTTCAGAACGTAAAAAAGGCTATGCATCTAAAATGCTTTCATCAGCACTAAAAATAGCAAAACAACTTGATTTTGAAAAAGTATTAATAACTTGTGATAAAAATAATATTGCATCTGCTAAAACTATTGTAAAGAATGGTGGCATCCTTGAAAACGAAGTTTATGGAGATGGAGAAATTACACAAAGATATTGGGTTACTTTAAGATAA
- a CDS encoding MFS transporter — protein MQITHKNFNLIIYLFGVFISGIGTRLTTIALSDKLIKLTGNDLSISLVFILQSIPILALGMLAGNVIDKNNKKTSFIIINLISSFTSLIFALSNNIIIIFSVILLNGIIQAFYIPVVTSLMPLLVDEKDLIKANSIKMSINGIIMIAGYAFASILLSAAGSTTAFMLDSCSFIFIAIVSIFLKSRQSNTSSYNHLAASYKRDMLLGWNFIKNNKIIKHMFILDMIINFIISMQEPLTYIFVEKYLGGRIFMAKRTALLFTFAGIGTIVGGIILRQFRSKNKLVLFSFSLIFDSILVIIFSLNRYFPVSLLIFAGMGIVGSFTGSILQTVIQQYTPDNLLGRVSGFINSIVQPLCVLSILIGGIFSNLIEVKWIFIIGSLLELLTGFYFIRKYRD, from the coding sequence ATGCAAATCACACACAAAAATTTTAATTTAATTATCTACTTATTTGGAGTTTTTATATCTGGTATTGGAACAAGGCTTACCACTATCGCCTTATCTGATAAACTTATAAAACTTACTGGAAATGATTTAAGCATAAGCTTAGTTTTTATACTTCAAAGTATTCCAATTTTGGCTTTAGGTATGTTAGCTGGAAATGTAATAGATAAAAATAACAAAAAAACTTCCTTTATAATAATTAATCTTATATCTTCTTTTACTTCTCTAATTTTTGCTTTATCAAATAACATAATAATAATTTTTTCTGTTATACTTTTAAATGGTATTATTCAAGCATTCTATATACCAGTAGTTACTTCCTTAATGCCCTTATTAGTTGACGAAAAAGATTTAATTAAGGCAAATTCCATTAAAATGTCCATCAATGGAATTATAATGATAGCTGGTTACGCTTTCGCCAGCATTTTACTCAGTGCTGCCGGAAGTACTACAGCCTTTATGCTGGATAGCTGCTCTTTTATTTTTATCGCAATAGTATCAATTTTCCTAAAAAGCAGGCAAAGTAATACTTCTTCATATAATCATCTTGCTGCAAGTTATAAAAGAGACATGCTTCTGGGCTGGAACTTTATAAAAAACAATAAAATTATAAAGCATATGTTTATACTTGATATGATAATTAATTTTATTATATCCATGCAGGAACCCCTTACCTATATTTTTGTAGAAAAATATCTAGGTGGAAGAATCTTTATGGCAAAGAGAACTGCATTGCTGTTTACTTTTGCAGGAATAGGAACAATAGTTGGAGGTATAATTCTCAGACAGTTTAGGAGTAAAAATAAATTAGTACTATTTTCCTTTTCACTGATTTTTGATAGCATATTAGTTATAATTTTTTCACTAAACAGATATTTTCCAGTTTCATTATTAATATTTGCAGGCATGGGTATAGTTGGATCCTTTACAGGTAGTATACTACAAACAGTTATCCAGCAGTATACTCCTGATAATTTATTAGGACGGGTCTCAGGTTTTATTAATTCTATAGTTCAGCCTTTATGTGTGCTGTCTATTCTCATAGGTGGAATTTTTTCTAATTTAATTGAGGTAAAGTGGATTTTTATCATTGGCTCATTATTAGAACTATTAACAGGATTTTATTTTATTAGAAAATATAGAGATTAA